The Deltaproteobacteria bacterium genome includes the window AAGAACCGTCATGGTTGAAAAGCCGAAGATCCCAAACAGGATAGCTCGTTTTCGGCCGAAGCGGTCCGACAGCCACCCGGCCAGGATGGGCGAGAGCATATACCCCATGATGGAGGCCGAGCCGATCGTTCCCACTGCGGTTTTGGTGATCTGAAACTCTTTCATCAAGGCCGGGATGACCGGTCCGAAGATCCAGCGCTGGGTGAAATAAAGGACCATCCCCAGCCAGCATAGGAAGAAAAAGATCCATTTAACACGAAAATCAAGTTTCAAGTCTCAAGTCCCAAGTTAGAAGCATTCATAAAATTCAATAAATTAGGACGCAGATTTTCGCCGATACACGCAGATAACTATTTTTTATTCAAAATCCTGGAAATCTGCGTTCATCCGCGTCCAAAATCCTAATTCCAGCATTAAGTATCCCTCAGACCCCTGAACGCCGCAGTTATTAGTACCTCAAAAAAGAAAATATTTCAAGCCGTCCAAGGGACATTTATCCTTGACATTCATAAACAATATGTTTATAGTAGCCCCGTGATTCAAACTTTTGCCTCTTCCGAAACGGAACACTTCTTTGCCACCGGGAAATCACGCCGCTTGCCGTCGGAAATACTGAAACGCGCAGCAATGCGCTTGACCCAGTTGGATGGGGCCGTCTGCCTCGACGATCTACGTATCCCCTCTTCCAACAGACTGGAAGCGTTGGCTCGTGACCGCATGGGTCAATGGAGCATTCGCATTAACGACCAGTGGCGCGTTTGTTTTCGCTTTGAAAATGGTGATGCTTATGAAGTGGAAATCGTTGATTATCA containing:
- a CDS encoding type II toxin-antitoxin system RelE/ParE family toxin, whose protein sequence is MIQTFASSETEHFFATGKSRRLPSEILKRAAMRLTQLDGAVCLDDLRIPSSNRLEALARDRMGQWSIRINDQWRVCFRFENGDAYEVEIVDYH